A genome region from Brienomyrus brachyistius isolate T26 chromosome 23, BBRACH_0.4, whole genome shotgun sequence includes the following:
- the abrab gene encoding actin binding Rho activating protein b, translating to MSEKVLDPDATNQKPSANKNIKKVRVLSTVCSLAKSWQQWVTDNEEKQASEPSGWSPSSGKQDEWKQNSRRDSSKKQTRPTSAPPSTAGYTLVSLQPLEEVNSNIPAASKIKTKQVAKSVTSSVQEKGAGIGLLAERYGKEATEDVDRMLKARGSPTRRRKCANVVSVLTKGWKQVEKERRQKEANSLEGDGACSMDTKDSSFSEVDKRSLEGGITPGKPIQAGSTQDSPISKDKMEAIDTPESWVRIKRPSSTVVNRDVDETKRLSSVSKKYSPVGNLANKWQNWASQHEINQKLNPFSDEFDYELSMSTRLHKGQEGYGRPKEGSKTAERAKRAEAHIHREIDDMCFIIRTMTEPGADGRIRVTFGELFDRYVRISDKVVGILMRARKHGKVAFQGEMLWQGQDDHVVITLLV from the exons ATGTCAGAGAAGGTCCTCGATCCAGATGCGACCAATCAGAAGCCTTCAGCCAACAAGAACATCAAGAAAGTGCGGGTTCTGAGCACAGTATGCAGCCTGGCAAAAAGCTGGCAGCAGTGGGTGACAGACAATGAGGAGAAGCAAGCCAGCGAGCCCTCGGGCTGGAGTCCCTCCTCGGGCAAGCAGGATGAATGGAAGCAGAACTCAAGGAGAGACTCCTCCAAAAAGCAGACTCGTCCAACCTCGGCTCCCCCCAGCACAGCAGGATATACCTTGGTGTCCCTACAGCCCCTGGAGGAGGTCAACAGCAACATCCCAGCAGCCTCCAAGATCAAGACCAAGCAGGTGGCAAAGTCGGTGACGAGCAGCGTGCAGGAGAAAGGTGCGGGCATCGGGCTGCTCGCCGAGCGTTACGGCAAAGAGGCCACGGAGGACGTCGACAGGATGCTAAAGGCCAGGGGCTCGCCCACACGCCGACGGAAATGTGCCAACGTAGTGTCGGTGCTCACCAAAGGATGGAAGCAGGTGGAGAAGGAGCGACGGCAGAAGGAGGCCAACAGCCTAGAGGGTGATGGGGCCTGCAGCATGGACACGAAGGACAGTAGCTTCTCAGAGGTGGACAAGAGAAGTCTGGAAGGTGGCATCACGCCCGGCAAACCCATACAGGCAGGCAGCACCCAAGACTCCCCAATAAGCAAAGACAAAATGGAGGCAATAGACACGCCTGAATCGTGGGTTAGGATAAAAAggccttcatctacagt GGTAAACAGAGATGTGGACGAGACTAAAAGACTGAGTTCGGTGTCGAAGAAGTACAGTCCCGTCGGGAACCTGGCGAACAAGTGGCAGAACTGGGCCTCGCAGCACGAGATCAACCAAAAGCTGAACCCGTTCAGCGACGAGTTTGACTACGAGCTGTCTATGTCCACACGCCTGCACAAGGGCCAGGAGGGCTACGGGAGGCCCAAGGAGGGCAGCAAGACAGCGGAGAGGGCCAAGCGAGCCGAGGCCCACATCCACCGCGAGATCGACGACATGTGCTTCATCATCCGCACCATGACCGAGCCGGGTGCCGACGGCCGGATCCGAGTCACGTTCGGCGAGCTGTTTGACAGATACGTACGCATCTCAGACAAGGTGGTGGGCATCCTGATGAGGGCCAGGAAACACGGCAAGGTGGCCTTCCAGGGCGAGATGCTGTGGCAAGGCCAGGACGACCACGTCGTTATCACACTCCTTGTTTGA